The window CCCGCTCAGCCTGACCTTCAGACGCTCCGGGGCCTGATGCGCGCCGGCGTCGACATCGGCGCAGGGCACCCGACCTCGCCCGGCATCAGCGTGCACGACAAGTGGTGGGTGAATGGGCGGCAGCGGTCGCTCGCCGCGCTGCGCATTGTCGAAGCCGATCCGCAGGCGAAGAAATTGCCGGCTCCCCCGGCCGATCTCGCAACCTTGCTCTCAGCCTGCGGCAAGGTGCGAAAGACGATCCAGGTGCCGATGGTCGCGACACCCGCCGCCACGGCGGCTGCCGTGTCCCCCGGCGGCTTGACTCCGGACATGGACGACGCCATCCGCACGGTCGTGCGTGGGTATCGGGCGAAGATGACCGAGCTGCTCGATACACTTCCGCACGATCTGCCACATCAGGTCGAGAACGTGGCTGCGACACCCCCCGGCGGGAGCCCGAGCGCCGGCCCCAAGAAGCCTGATCTCGTTCGGGCCTTCACGCCACTCGGCTACGATTGCCGCGGCGAGAGCGGATCATTCAGGCTACAGCGGCGCACTCCGGGCAATCTCACTGTCAGGCTTCAGGTCGATGTTGGCAGCTGGAACAGTTCGGTCGCGGCCTTCATGCAGGTGATCGGCATGGTGAACGGGCATGGCTTCAAGGCCACGCTGCCGCTCCATGCCTCGCGCCGCGCGGTTCGTGGTGAAGTGAGAGGGGTCGAGTTGCCGAGCCAGTTTCCGATCGGCAGCGCCGAGCGGTGGACGCAAATCGTCGACAATCTGGCAACGCTTGTCGCAGCGCTTGATCGCAGCTTCGTGCCCGAGGTCGAGGCAATTTCGGGCCCTTCACCCGAATGGTTTCGGCCGGAGCAAACCTAACCGCGCCGTTCACGAACTCGGCGCTCTAGAACGGCATCCCCATCAGCTTCGACAGCCGCTCAATCGAGAGATAGCCGGAATAATAGGCCCACATCGCAATCACGAAGATCACGGCCGAGATCAGCGTGGTCCACAGCAGCTTGCGGCCCATCCGCGCCAGGATCGGCGCGCCGGGATCGGTGCCGGGCGCGCCGATGCCGTCCTCATGCTGGCTGCGAATGCCGAACGGCAGCGTCAGGAACAGCACGAGCCACCAAAGGACGAAGTAGATCGCAAGCCCGGTGGAGATCTGGTACACCATGTGGGCTCAGGCCTGTTCGATCTCGACCAAGGCGCCGGAAAAGTCCTTGGGGTGGAAGAACAGCACCGGCTTGCCGTGTGCGCCGATCTTCGGCTGGCCGTCGCCCAGCACCCGCGCGCCCTCGGCTATCATGCGGTCGCGGGCCGCGATGATGTCGGGCACGTCGTAGCAGACATGGTGGATGCCGCCGTCGGCGTTGCGTTCGACGAATTTTGCGATCGGCGAGGCCTCGCCGAGTGGCTCGATGAACTCGATCTTGGTGTTGGGCAGCGTCACGAACACGGTGATGACGCCATGCTCCGGCAGCGGCACCGCGTCGGAAATCTCGGCATTGAAGGCCGTGCCGTAGATCTTGGCGGCCTGCCTAGCGTCCTTGACCGCGATGGCGACGTGATTGAGGCGGCCCAGCATATCTCTCTCCCTTTGTCGTTGCGCACGCCTTAAAGGCGTGTGTCAGACCGTCAGAACGTGCACGACGCAGATCGGCTTCTTGCCCCACTGCTCGTTCAGCGCGGCCCGCACCGCACGGCGCACCGATTCCCCGAGTGCGTCCGGATCGCGGCGCCGCGGCCGCGGCAGGCCCTCGATCGTCGATACCACGACATCGAACACGATGTCGTCGAGCAATTCGCCCGCGGCATTTTTCTCCGGCATGCCGACGAGATCGACCTCGGGACCGTCGACCATCTCGCCCTGCGCGGTCATGGCGATGGCGACGAAGGCGCAGCCGGCAAAACCCATCCGCCGCCGCTCGACCACGGCGCGCGACTTGGAGTCCTCAAGGATGGTTCCGTCCTTGTAGAGCCGTCCCGACGGCACTTCGCCGACGATGCCGGGATCGCCGGGCCCGAGCTTGACGAGGTCGCCGTTGCGGCAGGTCAGGACTTTCGGGACACCCGCGGCGCGCGCCAGCTTGGCGTGCTCGGCGAGATGCAGCGCCTCGCCATGCACGGGGATCAGGAGCTGCGGCCGCACCCAGGAGATCATGTCGCGCAGCTCGTCGCGGCGCGGATGGCCGGAGACGTGCACCAGATGCTCGCGGTCGGTGATGATTTCGACGCCCTGGGTCACCAGCCCGTTGATGATGCCGCCGACCGCCTTCTCGTTGCCGGGAATGGTGCGGGAGGAGAAGATCACGGTGTCCCCCCGGTTCAGGGTCACCTGCGGATGGTCGTCATTAGCGATCCGCGCTAACGCGGCGCGGGGTTCGCCCTGGCTGCCGGTGCACAGCGCCAGCACCTTGTCGGCCGGGAAATGGCCGTAATAGTCGGCGCTGCGGAACTTGTGCGAGCCGTCGAGATAGCCGCATTCGCGCGCGACCTGCACCACGCGCTCCATGGCGCGGCCGACCACGACGACCTCGCGATCGGCAGCGTTTGCGGCGTCCGCCACCGCCCTCACGCGGGCGACATTGGAGGCGAAAGTCGTGACCGCGACCCGGCCCTTGGCCGCCTTGACCAGCTTCTTGATGGTGGCGGCAACCTCGGTCTCCGAGGGCGAGCGCCCGTCACGCACCGCGTTGGTGGAATCGCTCACCAGCGCCAGCACGCCTTCGTCACCGAGCTCGCGCAGCCGCCGCTCGTCGGTCGGCAGGCCGATGATCGGGGTCGGATCGATCTTCCAATCGCCGGTATGCAGCACGGTGCCGACATCGGTCTTGATCGCCAGCGCATGCGATTCCGGAATCGAATGCGCGACCGGGATGAACTCGACATTGAACGGGCCGATATCGACCCGCCCGCCCGACGGGATCACGGTGATCGGGATCTTCGGCGGATTGCGCTCGGCGGCGCATTTGGCCTCGAACAGCGCCGCGCTGAATTGCGTCGCGTAGATCTTGCAGCCGAGCTTCGGCCAGAGATCGATGATCGCGCCGAAATGGTCCTCATGGGCGTGCGTCAGCACCAGGCCCATCAGATTGTTGCGCTCCTTCTCCAGGAAGCGGACATCCGGCATGATCAGGTCGATGCCCGGAAGATGCTCCTCGTCGCCAAAGGAGACGCCGAGATCGACCGCGAGGAACGAGCGTTGGTGGCGGTTGCCGAGCCCATAGATCGACAAATTCATGCCTATCTCGCCGACGCCGCCGAGCGGTGCAAAGGTAAGCTCGTCAGGTCGCGCCATCAGTTGGCCCTCACTGTGGCTGCGGTGCCGAAATAGACCTCGCCGGCCGTTACGGGCAAGCGCTGCCCGGCCGCAGTGCGGACGATCAGGCAGCCGGTGTCGTCGATGGTGTCAAAGGTACCTTCAACGGTCGTCGTGCCGGTCTGGACCGCGACCCTGTCGCCGAGGCCGGCTGCGCGCTCCAGCCACAGCCTGCGGATCTCCGGAAAGCCGCGGCCATCGTCCCAGATGCCGCGAAACTCGACCCAAGCATCCGACAATGCCACAAACAGCTCTTCCGCACCGATCTGGATGCCGAGTGCAGCGAGCGATACCGCAGGCGTCGGCGTACCCTCGGGCGCCGCAATGACGTTGGTGCCGATGCCGACGACGACTGCAAGCCGGTCGCCGACCGCCTCGGCCTCCAGCAGGATGCCCGAGAGCTTCTTGCCGTTGGCCAGCACGTCGTTCGGCCATTTCAGGGTGAATTTCGGGCTGTCCGGCCCGAGCCGCAGCGCCGCCTCGATGCTGACCTTCCGCAACGCGGCTTCGAGCGACAGCCCAGCGGCAAAGCCGAGCGTCGCGGCAACCGCCGGCTGAACGTCGGTCACCTCGAGAATGCTGCTGGCGAGATTGCCGCGCGGTGCGACCCAGACCCGCTGACGGCGTCCGCGGCCAGCGGTCTGC of the Bradyrhizobium quebecense genome contains:
- a CDS encoding biotin--[acetyl-CoA-carboxylase] ligase, which translates into the protein MTFTLGPRAIAAGYKLAAFDQIGSTNAEAMLRARDGERGPMWFVTPEQTAGRGRRQRVWVAPRGNLASSILEVTDVQPAVAATLGFAAGLSLEAALRKVSIEAALRLGPDSPKFTLKWPNDVLANGKKLSGILLEAEAVGDRLAVVVGIGTNVIAAPEGTPTPAVSLAALGIQIGAEELFVALSDAWVEFRGIWDDGRGFPEIRRLWLERAAGLGDRVAVQTGTTTVEGTFDTIDDTGCLIVRTAAGQRLPVTAGEVYFGTAATVRAN
- a CDS encoding ribonuclease J; this encodes MARPDELTFAPLGGVGEIGMNLSIYGLGNRHQRSFLAVDLGVSFGDEEHLPGIDLIMPDVRFLEKERNNLMGLVLTHAHEDHFGAIIDLWPKLGCKIYATQFSAALFEAKCAAERNPPKIPITVIPSGGRVDIGPFNVEFIPVAHSIPESHALAIKTDVGTVLHTGDWKIDPTPIIGLPTDERRLRELGDEGVLALVSDSTNAVRDGRSPSETEVAATIKKLVKAAKGRVAVTTFASNVARVRAVADAANAADREVVVVGRAMERVVQVARECGYLDGSHKFRSADYYGHFPADKVLALCTGSQGEPRAALARIANDDHPQVTLNRGDTVIFSSRTIPGNEKAVGGIINGLVTQGVEIITDREHLVHVSGHPRRDELRDMISWVRPQLLIPVHGEALHLAEHAKLARAAGVPKVLTCRNGDLVKLGPGDPGIVGEVPSGRLYKDGTILEDSKSRAVVERRRMGFAGCAFVAIAMTAQGEMVDGPEVDLVGMPEKNAAGELLDDIVFDVVVSTIEGLPRPRRRDPDALGESVRRAVRAALNEQWGKKPICVVHVLTV
- the mce gene encoding methylmalonyl-CoA epimerase: MLGRLNHVAIAVKDARQAAKIYGTAFNAEISDAVPLPEHGVITVFVTLPNTKIEFIEPLGEASPIAKFVERNADGGIHHVCYDVPDIIAARDRMIAEGARVLGDGQPKIGAHGKPVLFFHPKDFSGALVEIEQA
- a CDS encoding DUF1467 family protein; its protein translation is MVYQISTGLAIYFVLWWLVLFLTLPFGIRSQHEDGIGAPGTDPGAPILARMGRKLLWTTLISAVIFVIAMWAYYSGYLSIERLSKLMGMPF